In Gemmatimonadota bacterium, the following are encoded in one genomic region:
- the recN gene encoding DNA repair protein RecN, translating into MLANLRVTNYALLDEVDIEFTPGLNVLTGETGSGKSILIGALGLVLGGRAASDTIRGGARSAIVEGLFEGERDPQLRDLLSEIGVDPEEDALIIRREVSRDGRNRCTINGSLVTVSVLRRLGVLLVDLHGQHDHQTLLNPRTHRDFLDGFEDVRTPKKRVAEAYRRFTERSEALRLLEEELAATREREELYRFQLDELDQAGLSPGEDEELERERAVLEHAEQLIRVASEASEALSEGEGAFVDGLVRVIRALEDAERIDPSLGEALESVRTARYQLDDCTDFLRRYRDRVEYDPARLEEVMDRLDLIGRLKRKYGATLEEVAVHRERIAGELERMDTADERRNRLSEEVEAARRDLAERAKALSDRRKQVARKLEGRVVAELAELGMGKTGFQVGIAWQESDDGTLRIDGRGFRVDAHGMDRIEFLISPNAGEDLKPLASIASGGEISRIMLALKVILAESDRMPTLIFDELDIGIGGRIAESVGHRLKLLSRDHQVLCITHLHQVACWGRTHFTVQKHSADGRSVTLVDNLDEDGRVREIARMLAGETVDAMALSHAREMLRRTAAV; encoded by the coding sequence ATGCTCGCGAACCTGAGGGTCACAAACTACGCGCTTCTGGATGAGGTGGACATCGAGTTCACCCCCGGACTGAACGTGCTCACGGGTGAAACCGGCTCCGGGAAGTCCATCCTGATCGGCGCGCTGGGACTCGTTCTCGGCGGCCGGGCCGCGTCGGACACCATACGGGGCGGTGCCCGGTCCGCGATCGTCGAGGGGCTGTTCGAAGGGGAGCGCGACCCGCAGCTGCGGGACCTGCTATCGGAGATCGGCGTGGACCCGGAGGAGGATGCGCTGATTATCCGTCGGGAGGTCAGCCGCGACGGGCGCAACCGGTGTACGATCAACGGCAGCCTGGTCACCGTTTCCGTCCTCAGGAGACTGGGCGTCCTGCTGGTCGACCTTCACGGACAGCACGATCACCAGACGCTGCTGAACCCGCGGACGCACCGGGACTTTCTGGACGGTTTCGAAGACGTCCGAACGCCGAAGAAACGCGTCGCAGAAGCCTACCGCCGATTCACCGAAAGGTCGGAGGCCCTGCGGCTGCTGGAGGAGGAACTCGCCGCCACCCGGGAGCGGGAAGAACTCTACCGCTTCCAGCTCGACGAACTCGATCAGGCGGGCCTTTCGCCGGGGGAGGACGAGGAACTGGAAAGGGAACGAGCCGTCCTGGAGCACGCGGAACAGTTGATCCGGGTCGCTTCCGAGGCTTCCGAGGCGCTTTCCGAGGGCGAGGGTGCGTTCGTCGACGGACTGGTCCGCGTCATCCGCGCGTTGGAGGACGCGGAGCGCATCGACCCCTCGCTCGGCGAGGCCCTCGAAAGCGTGCGCACCGCGCGTTACCAACTCGACGACTGCACCGATTTCCTGCGGCGCTACCGCGACCGCGTCGAATACGACCCGGCGCGCCTGGAAGAGGTGATGGACCGGCTGGATCTCATCGGCCGGCTCAAGCGGAAATACGGCGCCACCCTCGAAGAGGTCGCGGTCCACCGCGAACGGATCGCCGGAGAACTGGAACGGATGGACACGGCCGACGAACGCCGGAACCGTCTGAGCGAGGAAGTGGAAGCGGCCCGGCGTGACCTGGCCGAAAGGGCGAAGGCCCTGTCGGACCGGCGCAAACAGGTTGCCCGCAAGCTGGAAGGAAGGGTCGTGGCGGAACTGGCGGAGCTGGGCATGGGGAAGACGGGCTTCCAGGTCGGGATCGCGTGGCAGGAGTCCGATGACGGTACGTTGCGGATCGACGGCCGCGGTTTCCGAGTGGACGCCCACGGGATGGACCGGATCGAATTCCTGATATCGCCCAATGCCGGGGAGGATCTGAAGCCGCTGGCGAGTATCGCATCCGGTGGCGAGATCTCCCGCATCATGCTGGCGCTGAAGGTGATCCTGGCCGAATCCGACCGCATGCCGACGCTGATATTCGACGAACTGGACATCGGGATCGGCGGCCGCATTGCCGAATCGGTCGGGCACCGCCTGAAGCTGCTTTCCCGGGATCACCAGGTGCTGTGCATCACCCATCTTCACCAGGTAGCCTGCTGGGGCCGTACGCATTTCACGGTGCAAAAGCATTCAGCCGACGGCAGGTCGGTCACGCTGGTCGATAACCTGGACGAGGACGGACGGGTCAGGGAGATCGCGCGTATGCTGGCCGGGGAAACGGTGGACGCCATGGCCCTTTCCCACGCCCGCGAGATGCTCCGGCGCACGGCGGCCGTATGA
- a CDS encoding CDP-alcohol phosphatidyltransferase family protein — translation MNRATPAKDGGMSPDSEGNGRTGRFWTPPNMLSLSRIAAVPFIYWSFAGDARLALFVLVGCAFLTDAADGYLARRFHWASRWGLVLDPLADKILVGSLSVFLVLFREFPLWAAALIIARDLSILVAGAYLYLKPGNVVLPADRVGKLTTLAMSVALVLYVVDWQPYGTWALGTALCCVVGSGLHYILEFARRERTAT, via the coding sequence ATGAACCGTGCGACGCCCGCGAAGGACGGCGGCATGAGTCCGGATTCCGAAGGGAACGGAAGAACGGGACGGTTCTGGACGCCGCCCAATATGCTGTCCCTTTCGCGCATCGCCGCCGTTCCATTCATCTACTGGAGTTTCGCCGGGGATGCGCGCCTGGCACTGTTTGTACTCGTCGGGTGCGCCTTTCTGACGGACGCGGCCGACGGTTATCTGGCGCGCCGCTTCCACTGGGCATCCCGATGGGGGCTGGTACTCGACCCGCTGGCCGACAAGATCCTGGTCGGCAGCCTGTCAGTCTTTCTGGTCCTGTTCCGGGAATTCCCTCTCTGGGCGGCCGCGCTGATCATCGCCCGCGACCTGTCCATTCTTGTTGCGGGCGCGTACCTGTATCTCAAGCCCGGGAACGTGGTCCTGCCGGCCGACCGGGTCGGCAAACTGACCACCCTGGCCATGAGCGTCGCGCTGGTCCTCTACGTTGTGGATTGGCAGCCGTACGGAACGTGGGCTCTCGGGACGGCCCTCTGCTGCGTGGTCGGATCGGGCCTGCATTACATCCTGGAATTCGCGCGGCGGGAGAGAACGGCCACATGA
- a CDS encoding PqqD family protein: MQLFRKKPPPLPRRDLLRAKPVRNEKLTCEENSDGEIVLGIPRRKTWWINTMSRMFYVPSRRTVVLDRIGSFLWGLCDGQNTVDHVISTIRTEYKLERKEAEVSTLTYLKQLTEKGLIGLAVANRKGERNA, from the coding sequence ATGCAATTGTTTCGAAAGAAGCCGCCCCCGCTGCCCCGAAGGGATTTGTTGCGCGCGAAGCCGGTTCGCAATGAGAAGCTGACCTGCGAGGAGAACTCCGACGGGGAGATCGTGCTGGGCATCCCGAGGCGCAAGACCTGGTGGATCAACACCATGTCCCGGATGTTCTACGTACCGAGCCGGCGGACGGTGGTGCTGGACCGGATCGGTTCGTTCCTCTGGGGGTTGTGTGACGGGCAGAACACGGTGGACCACGTCATATCGACGATCCGGACCGAATACAAGCTGGAACGCAAGGAAGCGGAAGTCTCCACGCTGACGTACCTGAAACAACTCACGGAGAAGGGGTTGATCGGACTGGCCGTGGCAAACAGAAAAGGAGAAAGGAACGCATGA
- a CDS encoding FtsX-like permease family protein yields MTTESAATAGTTEKQISLPLSKAIEISFRSLRIRFWRSLITIGGIFFGIAFLMSILTSASINEALVEGGSPQVRALLEQKGADGDSATQQVWLVSLSLLVCVVGITNAMLMSVTERYREIGTMKCLGALDKFIIQLFVLESTFQGLVGSVGGVIMGCLFMLISMMTSYGWDPLVLFPVLEVAQSGLYSLGAGLGLAIIGALYPAYRASQMPPADAMRTEV; encoded by the coding sequence ATGACGACGGAATCGGCCGCGACGGCCGGCACGACGGAGAAACAGATATCGCTGCCCCTGTCCAAGGCGATCGAAATCAGTTTCCGCAGCCTGAGGATCCGGTTCTGGCGGTCGCTGATCACGATCGGAGGCATCTTCTTCGGCATCGCCTTTCTCATGTCCATCCTGACCAGCGCCTCCATCAACGAAGCGCTCGTGGAAGGTGGTTCTCCCCAGGTCCGGGCATTGCTGGAACAGAAGGGCGCGGACGGCGATTCGGCGACGCAGCAGGTATGGCTTGTTTCCCTCTCTCTGCTCGTGTGCGTCGTCGGCATCACAAACGCCATGTTGATGTCGGTAACCGAAAGGTACCGTGAAATCGGAACCATGAAGTGCCTGGGGGCCCTGGATAAGTTCATCATTCAACTTTTCGTGCTGGAGTCCACCTTCCAGGGACTGGTCGGATCGGTAGGCGGGGTCATCATGGGCTGCCTGTTCATGCTGATCTCGATGATGACCTCCTATGGATGGGATCCCCTGGTGCTCTTTCCCGTACTGGAGGTGGCTCAAAGCGGCCTGTATTCGCTCGGGGCCGGACTGGGCCTCGCCATCATCGGAGCGCTGTATCCCGCGTACCGGGCATCCCAGATGCCGCCGGCCGACGCCATGCGCACGGAAGTCTGA
- a CDS encoding ABC transporter ATP-binding protein, whose amino-acid sequence MDAPDTETQNIVRTRGVKRVYQMGKLSLEALKGIDMEVQRGEYISIMGPSGSGKSTLFNMIGALDKPTEGKVYIDEVDVAQLDAYELAWLRCRKIGYIFQTFNLIPVMTALENVTLPMIFAGLATDEAIDKGVDLLTLVGLGERVQHKPLELSGGQQQRVAVARALANDPAIVLADEPTGNLDRKTGREIIELLRELNQEKQVTIISATHDLKMLDVSDRILWVQDGRITKNQRREELDLDLGQIGAEEE is encoded by the coding sequence ATGGACGCGCCGGATACCGAAACCCAGAATATCGTGCGCACCCGCGGGGTCAAGCGGGTGTACCAGATGGGCAAGCTCTCCCTGGAAGCGCTCAAGGGCATCGACATGGAGGTCCAGCGCGGGGAGTACATCTCCATCATGGGCCCGTCGGGTTCGGGCAAGTCCACCCTGTTCAACATGATCGGCGCGCTGGACAAGCCCACGGAGGGCAAGGTCTACATCGACGAAGTCGACGTCGCCCAGCTGGACGCCTACGAACTGGCCTGGCTGCGGTGCCGCAAGATCGGCTACATCTTTCAGACCTTCAACCTGATTCCGGTCATGACCGCCCTGGAGAACGTTACCCTGCCGATGATTTTCGCCGGCCTGGCGACGGATGAGGCCATCGACAAGGGCGTCGACCTGCTGACGCTGGTGGGGCTCGGCGAACGGGTCCAGCACAAGCCGCTGGAACTGTCCGGCGGGCAGCAGCAGCGTGTCGCCGTGGCCCGCGCACTGGCCAACGATCCGGCCATCGTCCTCGCGGACGAGCCCACGGGCAACCTGGACCGGAAGACGGGACGGGAGATCATCGAGCTATTGCGGGAACTTAACCAGGAAAAGCAGGTGACGATCATTTCGGCGACTCACGATCTGAAGATGCTGGACGTTTCAGACCGCATCCTGTGGGTGCAGGACGGAAGGATCACCAAGAACCAGCGGCGCGAGGAACTGGACCTGGACCTGGGCCAGATCGGCGCCGAAGAGGAATAA
- the secA gene encoding preprotein translocase subunit SecA — protein sequence MITPIKNLIASAFGTKHDRDVKRMEPLVEAVNEWADEYQSLDEAQFPEKTREFRSRWEDGEELDDILPEAFGLVKEACRRMIGRSWFVPGQGDMVWDMTPYDVQIIGGIVLHEGKIAEMATGEGKTLVALFPMYLNGLTGRGAHLVTHNEFLATRDRAWMGPVFEFLGLTVECLQNNDPDVERKKAGYQADVTYGTTNEFGFDYLRDNMKWRLEDRVQRGHPYAIVDEVDSILIDEARTPLIIAGQVSESNTGKYAESLPDVQKLVRAQTRFAAKIVSEAEEMLENEEDDYNAGIKLLQAQRGMPKNKKLLKLQQEPGIKKLIQQVEGDYIREKKMPVLDDELFFTVNEKNRHTEINEKGRELLSPGEQELFIIPDLGEGIVEIESDASLSEQQQGERKAELEKLYAERSERIHNMHQLLQAYAIYEKDIDYVIENGKVVLVDTFTGRLMYGRRLAEGLHQAIEAKEGVKIEQETRTVASITIQNYFRMYDKLAGMTGTAVTEASEFFAIYKMDVVEIPTNQPIRRTDHDDVVFRTRREKYNAVIDEIEELNEKRQPILIGTTSVDASETLSRMLKRRGIKHNVLNAKFHQQESEIIAKAGQPGSVTIATNMAGRGTDIKLGTGVVDLGGLHIIGTERHEARRIDRQLRGRSGRQGDPGSSRFYLSLEDDLMRLFGSERIASVMDRLKIPDGEVIEHSMVTRSIERAQKRVEAQHFDMRKHVLEYDNVMNQQREAVYDRRLLALERKNLREDVVEMIRGVAERKVEEYTDPKTYPEDWDLDGLSGDLARNFHVAVAVAEEEMADLNVESLVELANEKMLESYERKETALAPSPELMRDLERFATLHVIDNAWQEHLYEIDRMREGIGLRAYGQLDPLIQYKKEAYAMFEELWDRLDEEIVKTVFNAELAETRMPRQETPTNMRAIHQEAPAMAGMAGAATEDPDAEAGVQQRGRSGRSGRSGRRGGHSDRDPSRPVRVEQKIGRNAPCPCGSGKKYKKCCGAGVA from the coding sequence ATGATCACCCCGATCAAGAACCTGATCGCCAGCGCTTTCGGGACCAAGCACGACCGGGACGTCAAGCGGATGGAACCGCTCGTCGAGGCCGTCAATGAATGGGCCGACGAATACCAGTCGCTAGACGAAGCCCAGTTCCCCGAAAAGACGCGGGAGTTCCGGTCCCGGTGGGAGGACGGCGAGGAACTGGACGACATCCTTCCCGAAGCCTTCGGCCTGGTCAAGGAAGCCTGCAGGCGCATGATCGGCAGGTCGTGGTTCGTCCCCGGCCAGGGCGACATGGTGTGGGACATGACGCCCTACGACGTGCAGATCATCGGCGGGATCGTGCTCCACGAAGGCAAAATCGCCGAGATGGCAACGGGAGAGGGCAAGACGCTCGTGGCCCTTTTCCCCATGTATCTCAACGGCCTGACCGGACGTGGCGCCCACCTGGTGACGCACAACGAATTCCTCGCCACGCGCGACCGGGCCTGGATGGGACCGGTCTTCGAGTTCCTCGGGCTCACGGTCGAGTGCCTGCAGAACAACGATCCCGATGTGGAGCGGAAGAAAGCAGGCTACCAGGCGGACGTGACCTACGGAACCACCAACGAATTCGGCTTCGACTACCTCCGGGACAACATGAAGTGGCGCCTTGAGGACCGCGTGCAGCGGGGCCACCCTTACGCGATCGTGGACGAGGTGGATTCCATCCTGATCGATGAAGCGCGCACGCCCCTCATCATCGCGGGCCAGGTGAGCGAGTCGAATACCGGCAAGTACGCCGAATCCCTGCCGGACGTCCAGAAACTCGTGCGGGCCCAGACCCGTTTCGCGGCGAAGATCGTCTCTGAGGCGGAAGAGATGCTGGAGAACGAGGAGGACGATTACAACGCCGGGATCAAGCTGCTGCAGGCGCAGCGGGGCATGCCTAAGAACAAGAAACTTCTGAAGCTGCAGCAGGAACCCGGCATCAAGAAACTGATCCAGCAGGTAGAGGGGGACTATATCCGGGAAAAGAAGATGCCGGTGCTGGACGACGAGCTCTTCTTCACGGTCAACGAGAAGAACCGCCATACCGAGATCAACGAGAAGGGCCGGGAACTCCTTTCGCCGGGCGAGCAGGAACTCTTCATCATACCCGACCTCGGCGAAGGCATAGTGGAAATCGAGTCGGACGCCAGTCTGAGCGAGCAGCAGCAGGGCGAACGGAAAGCCGAGCTGGAGAAACTCTACGCGGAACGCAGCGAACGCATCCACAACATGCACCAGCTGCTCCAGGCCTACGCGATCTACGAAAAAGACATCGATTACGTCATCGAGAACGGGAAGGTCGTCCTGGTCGACACCTTCACGGGCCGGTTGATGTACGGCAGGCGGCTGGCCGAGGGCCTGCACCAGGCCATCGAGGCCAAGGAAGGCGTGAAAATCGAACAGGAAACGCGCACGGTCGCGTCCATCACCATACAGAATTACTTCCGCATGTACGACAAGTTGGCAGGGATGACCGGCACGGCCGTGACGGAGGCGAGCGAGTTCTTCGCGATCTACAAGATGGACGTGGTGGAGATCCCGACCAATCAACCGATCCGTCGCACCGACCACGACGACGTGGTCTTTCGCACCCGCCGAGAGAAGTATAACGCCGTCATCGATGAAATCGAGGAATTGAACGAAAAGCGCCAGCCCATCCTGATCGGGACCACCTCCGTCGACGCCTCTGAAACGCTGAGCCGCATGCTGAAGCGCCGGGGTATCAAGCACAACGTGCTGAACGCCAAGTTCCACCAGCAGGAATCCGAGATCATCGCGAAGGCAGGCCAGCCCGGTTCGGTGACCATCGCCACCAACATGGCGGGCCGGGGCACCGACATCAAGCTCGGCACCGGCGTGGTCGATCTCGGCGGCCTCCACATCATCGGAACCGAACGCCACGAAGCCCGGCGCATCGACCGCCAGCTCCGCGGGCGTTCCGGACGCCAGGGGGACCCGGGTTCTTCCCGTTTCTACCTCTCGCTCGAGGACGACCTGATGCGGCTCTTCGGCTCCGAGCGCATCGCCTCCGTCATGGACCGACTGAAGATACCGGACGGAGAAGTGATCGAGCACTCCATGGTGACCCGGTCCATCGAACGGGCCCAGAAGCGGGTGGAGGCCCAGCATTTCGACATGCGGAAGCACGTGCTCGAATACGACAACGTCATGAACCAGCAGCGCGAAGCCGTGTACGACCGCCGCCTGCTCGCCCTGGAGCGCAAGAACCTCAGGGAAGACGTCGTCGAGATGATCCGCGGCGTGGCGGAAAGGAAGGTGGAGGAATACACCGATCCCAAGACCTATCCCGAGGACTGGGACCTGGACGGGCTGAGCGGCGACCTGGCCCGGAATTTCCACGTGGCCGTGGCAGTGGCCGAGGAGGAAATGGCGGATCTGAACGTGGAATCACTGGTGGAACTGGCCAACGAGAAGATGCTCGAATCCTACGAGCGGAAGGAAACGGCCCTGGCGCCTTCGCCGGAACTGATGCGCGACCTGGAGCGCTTCGCCACCCTGCACGTCATCGACAACGCCTGGCAGGAACATCTGTACGAAATCGATCGGATGCGTGAGGGCATCGGCCTGCGCGCGTACGGCCAGCTGGATCCCCTGATCCAGTACAAGAAGGAAGCCTACGCCATGTTCGAGGAGTTGTGGGACCGGCTGGACGAGGAGATCGTCAAGACCGTCTTCAATGCCGAACTGGCCGAAACGCGGATGCCGCGCCAGGAAACCCCGACCAATATGCGGGCGATTCACCAGGAAGCCCCGGCCATGGCCGGCATGGCCGGCGCGGCCACGGAAGATCCCGATGCGGAGGCCGGCGTCCAGCAACGCGGACGGTCCGGACGGTCAGGTCGGTCCGGACGTCGCGGCGGCCATTCCGACAGGGACCCGTCCCGTCCGGTCAGGGTCGAACAGAAAATCGGCCGCAACGCACCCTGTCCCTGCGGAAGTGGGAAGAAGTACAAGAAGTGCTGCGGAGCGGGCGTCGCCTGA
- a CDS encoding RNA polymerase sigma factor RpoD/SigA: MSKYPLITAEEEVRLARLIKQGDQNALDKLVKANLRFVVSVARQYQNYGLPLLDMINEGNMGLMRAAKKFDETRGYKFISYAVWWIRQAIIQSIANQSRTVRVPVNRSEELRRIKQTSKHLQHELGRKPDIDEIAEEMDISVEEINEALSSFSHCISLDVPFNHDDDRSLLDLLPDEMQTAPDESTMLQFLKSDVGKVLDTLPPREAEVIRLYFGVGSERAHTLEEIGIRFGLTRERIRQIKERALQRLRHATRSGKLSPYLRDDD; encoded by the coding sequence ATGTCCAAGTATCCCTTGATCACGGCCGAGGAGGAAGTACGGCTTGCCCGTTTGATCAAGCAGGGCGACCAGAATGCGCTGGACAAGCTGGTGAAGGCCAATCTCAGGTTCGTCGTCAGCGTAGCCCGTCAGTACCAGAACTACGGCCTGCCCCTGCTGGACATGATCAACGAGGGCAACATGGGCCTCATGCGGGCCGCCAAGAAATTCGACGAAACCAGGGGTTACAAGTTCATCTCCTACGCCGTCTGGTGGATACGCCAGGCCATCATACAGTCCATAGCCAATCAGTCGAGGACCGTTCGCGTCCCCGTCAACCGCTCCGAAGAACTTCGCCGCATCAAACAGACCTCAAAGCACCTGCAGCATGAACTCGGCCGCAAGCCCGATATCGATGAAATCGCCGAGGAAATGGATATTTCGGTCGAAGAGATCAACGAGGCCCTCAGTTCGTTCAGCCACTGCATTTCCCTGGACGTGCCCTTCAATCACGACGACGACCGCAGCCTGCTCGACCTCCTGCCCGACGAAATGCAGACGGCGCCGGACGAGAGCACCATGCTTCAGTTCCTGAAGTCGGACGTCGGAAAGGTGCTGGACACCCTACCGCCCCGCGAGGCGGAAGTGATCCGACTGTACTTCGGCGTGGGTTCGGAAAGGGCCCACACGCTCGAGGAGATCGGCATCCGTTTCGGCCTGACGCGGGAACGGATCCGCCAGATCAAGGAACGGGCGCTGCAGCGGCTGCGTCACGCGACCCGCAGCGGCAAGCTCAGCCCCTACCTCCGGGACGACGACTGA
- a CDS encoding phosphoribosylformylglycinamidine synthase subunit PurQ, with protein MPFLYDPGASMSKVSVLILRAAGINCDEETAHAFRLAGAERVDPVHINAFIQGRRRLSEYDVLVLSGGFSYGDDLSGGKVLANEMQCKLMEDVETFIGEGKLILGICNGFQVLVKMGLLPQTERGGRRQEATVFYNDSGKFECRWVYLRRNPDSPCVFTRDMPETIYIPVANGEGKVILASEDVRSRLGPGGHIALQYVNPPWVSAGESAGVAGGEATATVARVAGGEATVVVAREAAEVAAELATAATPYPWSPNGSVDAIAGICDSTGRIFGLMPHPERYTHPTHHPRWTREGCREPDGLHIFRNAVNYVRGVQ; from the coding sequence ATGCCGTTCCTATATGACCCGGGAGCATCCATGTCCAAAGTCTCGGTCCTGATACTGCGCGCCGCGGGGATCAACTGCGACGAGGAAACAGCCCACGCCTTCCGTCTCGCCGGCGCGGAGCGGGTGGATCCCGTCCATATCAACGCCTTCATCCAGGGACGCCGTCGCCTGTCCGAGTACGACGTGCTGGTCCTGTCCGGAGGGTTTTCCTACGGCGACGATCTCTCCGGCGGAAAAGTGCTCGCCAACGAGATGCAGTGCAAGCTGATGGAGGACGTGGAAACGTTCATCGGGGAAGGCAAACTCATCCTCGGCATCTGCAACGGATTCCAGGTGCTGGTCAAGATGGGGCTGCTGCCCCAGACGGAACGGGGGGGCAGGCGGCAGGAAGCGACGGTGTTCTACAACGACTCCGGCAAGTTCGAGTGCCGCTGGGTCTACCTGCGCAGGAACCCCGATAGTCCCTGCGTCTTCACCCGGGACATGCCGGAGACCATCTACATACCGGTCGCGAACGGTGAAGGCAAGGTCATACTGGCTTCGGAGGACGTGCGGTCGCGGCTGGGGCCGGGCGGCCATATCGCGTTGCAGTACGTCAACCCGCCCTGGGTGTCCGCCGGGGAATCCGCCGGAGTGGCCGGCGGTGAGGCGACCGCAACTGTCGCCCGAGTGGCCGGCGGTGAAGCGACCGTGGTTGTCGCCCGAGAGGCCGCCGAAGTGGCCGCCGAGTTAGCAACGGCAGCCACGCCTTATCCCTGGAGTCCCAACGGCTCGGTGGACGCCATCGCCGGAATCTGCGACTCCACGGGACGGATCTTCGGGCTCATGCCTCATCCGGAGCGTTACACCCACCCGACCCATCATCCCCGGTGGACCCGGGAGGGCTGCAGAGAGCCGGACGGCCTGCATATCTTCCGCAACGCCGTGAACTATGTCCGCGGGGTCCAGTAG